A single Mustelus asterias chromosome 4, sMusAst1.hap1.1, whole genome shotgun sequence DNA region contains:
- the snx20 gene encoding sorting nexin-20 isoform X2 — translation MEENEQHQSSVNNELSAAFCNNKPIQEESVTGVRNTVLSAQGCNTTGGVSLQKKEEGERGAVPEATLTTKQLLQYWNAVNKKVKPIRLLFEIPETRTVEDQGSKYVMYKVVVIKSGTYDSSQAYVERRYSDFEKLHKNILKSFKEEIEEITFPKKIMARNFVQEKITERKLAFIDYLQQLYAIKDIRESDEFIEFFFLPEVQEGYSCLRSGQYTRALNCLLNVLSLQEKLCMRYDDRPVLTLSAISVCCRDLGNIEDAYQFCEKSGIILHNQSRHKYLIPLLKVQITLGNDLGKNMRDLRQKVIELEELHGCQGNLPSLKELVVQEYIH, via the exons ATGGAAGAGAACGAACAAcaccaatcatcagtgaacaatgAACTTTCAGCTGCATTTTGCAATAACAAGCCTATTCAGGAAGAAAGTGTTACTGGCGTTAGGAATACGGTTCTCAGTGCACAAGGATGCAATACAACGGGTGGAGTTTCACTACAAAAGAAAGAAGAAGGTGAGAGAGGTG CAGTCCCGGAAGCTACACTAACCACAAAGCAACTGTTGCAGTACTGGAATGCTGTGAATAAGAAGGTGAAACCAATCCGACTGCTCTTTGAAATACCAGAAACTAGAACAGTGGAAGATCAGGGGTCCAAATATGTG ATGTACAAAGTGGTGGTAATAAAGTCTGGCACCTATGACAGCAGCCAAGCTTATGTTGAACGGCGATACTCGGACTTTGAAAAATTACATAAAAACATCCTGAAGAGTTTTAAAGAAGAGATAGAAGAAATCACATTCCCAAAGAAAATCATGGCCAGGAACTTTGTGCAAGAGAAAATCACTGAGCGTAAATTGGCATTCATCGACTACTTACAACAGTTATATGCGATCAAAGACATCCGTGAATCAGATGAATTTATTGAGTTCTTCTTCCTACCAGAGGTGCAAGAAGGATACAGCTGCCTTCGAAGTGGGCAGTATACCAGAGCTTTGAATTGTCTTCTGAATGTACTTAGCTTGCAGGAAAAACTGTGTATGCGTTACGATGATCGGCCTGTTCTTACACTCAGCGCTATCAGTGTGTGCTGCAGGGATTTGGGTAATATAGAGGATGCCTACCAATTCTGTGAGAAAAGTGGCATTATTTTGCACAACCAGAGTCGCCACAAGTACCTTATCCCTTTGTTGAAGGTTCAGATAACTCTAGGTAATGATCTGGGCAAGAACATGAGGGACCTCAGACAAAAGGTCATTGAATTAGAGGAGCTACATGGCTGCCAAGGCAACTTGCCTTCACTGAAAGAGCTGGTGGTACAGGAATACATACATTAA
- the snx20 gene encoding sorting nexin-20 isoform X1 → MEENEQHQSSVNNELSAAFCNNKPIQEESVTGVRNTVLSAQGCNTTGGVSLQKKEEAPYSTAVPEATLTTKQLLQYWNAVNKKVKPIRLLFEIPETRTVEDQGSKYVMYKVVVIKSGTYDSSQAYVERRYSDFEKLHKNILKSFKEEIEEITFPKKIMARNFVQEKITERKLAFIDYLQQLYAIKDIRESDEFIEFFFLPEVQEGYSCLRSGQYTRALNCLLNVLSLQEKLCMRYDDRPVLTLSAISVCCRDLGNIEDAYQFCEKSGIILHNQSRHKYLIPLLKVQITLGNDLGKNMRDLRQKVIELEELHGCQGNLPSLKELVVQEYIH, encoded by the exons ATGGAAGAGAACGAACAAcaccaatcatcagtgaacaatgAACTTTCAGCTGCATTTTGCAATAACAAGCCTATTCAGGAAGAAAGTGTTACTGGCGTTAGGAATACGGTTCTCAGTGCACAAGGATGCAATACAACGGGTGGAGTTTCACTACAAAAGAAAGAAGAAG CTCCTTACAGCACAGCAGTCCCGGAAGCTACACTAACCACAAAGCAACTGTTGCAGTACTGGAATGCTGTGAATAAGAAGGTGAAACCAATCCGACTGCTCTTTGAAATACCAGAAACTAGAACAGTGGAAGATCAGGGGTCCAAATATGTG ATGTACAAAGTGGTGGTAATAAAGTCTGGCACCTATGACAGCAGCCAAGCTTATGTTGAACGGCGATACTCGGACTTTGAAAAATTACATAAAAACATCCTGAAGAGTTTTAAAGAAGAGATAGAAGAAATCACATTCCCAAAGAAAATCATGGCCAGGAACTTTGTGCAAGAGAAAATCACTGAGCGTAAATTGGCATTCATCGACTACTTACAACAGTTATATGCGATCAAAGACATCCGTGAATCAGATGAATTTATTGAGTTCTTCTTCCTACCAGAGGTGCAAGAAGGATACAGCTGCCTTCGAAGTGGGCAGTATACCAGAGCTTTGAATTGTCTTCTGAATGTACTTAGCTTGCAGGAAAAACTGTGTATGCGTTACGATGATCGGCCTGTTCTTACACTCAGCGCTATCAGTGTGTGCTGCAGGGATTTGGGTAATATAGAGGATGCCTACCAATTCTGTGAGAAAAGTGGCATTATTTTGCACAACCAGAGTCGCCACAAGTACCTTATCCCTTTGTTGAAGGTTCAGATAACTCTAGGTAATGATCTGGGCAAGAACATGAGGGACCTCAGACAAAAGGTCATTGAATTAGAGGAGCTACATGGCTGCCAAGGCAACTTGCCTTCACTGAAAGAGCTGGTGGTACAGGAATACATACATTAA